The DNA sequence CCAACTAGGCCTTCTAATTAAAACCACAATAAGATAACCACAAGGCAAGACTTAATTTATACTTATATATTGCTAAAACGATATTTCTAGATTTTTTAAATATAATTCGAACTTAAATTGTCATGATTTGTTCAATCATTTACCCACATCAAAATTGATAAGGCAATTTTGACGCTTGTCGACTAAAGGAAAAGTTAAAACTATAAAATCAATCTCAAGATGCCGCTTGTTTGTGTGAAGCTTCCGATGAGTGACCATAAAACAGATAGAGCTGCTTCATGAAGAAGCAGCTCTATTTAAAACGGTAGGTTAAATCCTTCCAAAGGAACGATTTACACTTGATATGTAAGAATTATTTGCGAATCCATACTCGAGTCTGAACAGGGATAATTTCCTGTCCATTATCTAATGTTACTAAAAACATGTATGCGATTTCTAACTGAGTAAGCGTTGCATTGTTAATAAAATTTTGAATTAACGTATTATTCGCAGCGCTCTTTGAACGAAATTCGTCTATCGACGTGGTAAATGTTGCTCTCGTACCGTTACCTGCGATAGGTTCCGTTAGATAAGTCGCAGCACGTACTCCTCCGGCATTGATACTAGTTGCACCAGCATGCACACGTGATATCGAAGCAATTGTTCTACCAGAAGTTTCGGGTATTGTCAGAGTGAAACTGATGTTGCCATTACTCAATGGTACAATTATATACGGATTAAATCCATGGGTAGTTGCTCCCTCAAATGTGACCGGTATCTCTGGTCTATTATCTGAATAGAATTCCGTGTAGTCCTTTTCGCATGAACTCATAAGAATTACCAAAAGAGCTGTAAGTGTTATGATTAAATTTCTCATGTTATCTCTTATGTTATTAGTTTATATCCCACCATACAGGCACATTGGACTGAGGTGCATTATCGCCTTGAGGGAAATTAGGATTTCGTTGTTGTTCTGTGAACAAATAGATCAATCTTACTGGCCTTGTTCCGTCGATACCCTGCGCATTCTGATGATCCGCCAATGTTGGATATCCTGTACGTCTCCAGTCATTCCACTGTTCTAAACCATTAGAAAACAAGGATATGTACTTCTGATTAATGATTTGCTCAATCTGCTGATCAGATGTACCGGTCAATGTCACAACAGTAGGATTGGCTGTAAAATAGGCATCAATATCGGCAGAAGCCACGCCGGCATCCTGCATTGAAGCACGAATACCTCTTTGATATAATTCAGACGCATTGCCAGCAACACCCAAACGAACTACTGCTTCTGCTAATATAAAAGCAGTCTGTGCATTAGTTAACAATCTCACTGGTCCCTCACCTCCTATACCTATCGCATAAGAATTATAAACAGAGCGACCGGCAACAGCGGGTGGCGTACCTCTAAATCCATTATCAATAGTTACATACTGACCTGTTGGACGTGTCACAAACAATGGTAAACGAGGATCATTTAGAGTTTGAAGCTTATTCACAAAACGTGTACTGATCAATAATTCATTTTGAAAAGAAGAATTACGTGTCAAGGTCCACAATGGAGCTTGACTACCAACTTGCCCTCCAAATCGAACGGCCAAATTTTGATCATTTGCATTGATGTACATATTGCGATTCATCACTTCTTGTATAACCTGTGTCGCGATTTGTGGCTCAACAGAGCTAATCTGCATCGCTAAGCGCAACATTAGTGAATTTCCTGCTCTCTTCCATTTAGCCAAGTCACCGCCATATACGATATCATCACTTCCAATGGTCAATATACTTTCACCATCCAAGTCTTCCAAACCTTCTCTAATCAGATCAAATAGACTTTGTATACCTTGAGCCTCATTTCCTAAATAGATATCCTGTTGGCTATCTAACCGTGGGCTGGTCAGCTCCATATCTCCCAACAAAGCTTCGGAGTATGGCACATTTCCCCACGCATCGGTAGCCATAGCAAAGGTAAAAGCCATCATAATCTTGCCCACGCCAGCATACACTGGACTATTTGCTTTTTCAGCTTCCTCGAGCATCTTCTTGTAGTTGATTAGCGCTCCTCCGTAGATTTCGAAGTTCCATTGATTACCAAAATCATCCCCAAATACTTCGTAAATATCATATCCTGCCGGACTACCAGACACACCTGCCGTGACACTCATAATGGTGGAAGCAAAGCGATTTAATTCATTCGAATTAGCAAAGGCTGTCCCAGA is a window from the Sphingobacterium sp. lm-10 genome containing:
- a CDS encoding SusD/RagB family nutrient-binding outer membrane lipoprotein, coding for MKIIKHNIFKLSIVALALSATSCNKFLDVNDTPNNPLEVPAATLLPVGLSGTAFANSNELNRFASTIMSVTAGVSGSPAGYDIYEVFGDDFGNQWNFEIYGGALINYKKMLEEAEKANSPVYAGVGKIMMAFTFAMATDAWGNVPYSEALLGDMELTSPRLDSQQDIYLGNEAQGIQSLFDLIREGLEDLDGESILTIGSDDIVYGGDLAKWKRAGNSLMLRLAMQISSVEPQIATQVIQEVMNRNMYINANDQNLAVRFGGQVGSQAPLWTLTRNSSFQNELLISTRFVNKLQTLNDPRLPLFVTRPTGQYVTIDNGFRGTPPAVAGRSVYNSYAIGIGGEGPVRLLTNAQTAFILAEAVVRLGVAGNASELYQRGIRASMQDAGVASADIDAYFTANPTVVTLTGTSDQQIEQIINQKYISLFSNGLEQWNDWRRTGYPTLADHQNAQGIDGTRPVRLIYLFTEQQRNPNFPQGDNAPQSNVPVWWDIN